In a genomic window of Streptomyces sp. SJL17-4:
- a CDS encoding tyrosine-type recombinase/integrase, with protein sequence MTAHRFRHTVGTQLAEGGAQIQTIMAILGHRNAQMSATYSHTSDPVLKEQYEKVIAAGGRIAGPAAEELLTRQIGEDTLNRLKTDFFKTELELGHCLRAPAEGPCECDLYLRCSKFLTTSEYAPRLRSRLAREQQLAQDAVERGWPREVERHNAIAERIRGLLADLGESTEPGPDDHC encoded by the coding sequence GTGACCGCCCACCGGTTTCGCCACACGGTCGGCACCCAGCTCGCCGAAGGCGGAGCCCAGATCCAGACGATCATGGCGATCCTCGGGCACCGCAACGCGCAGATGTCGGCAACGTACTCCCACACCAGCGACCCCGTCCTGAAGGAGCAGTACGAAAAGGTCATCGCCGCTGGCGGACGGATCGCAGGCCCGGCCGCGGAGGAACTGCTGACCAGGCAGATCGGCGAGGACACCCTTAACCGGCTCAAGACCGACTTCTTCAAGACCGAACTCGAACTCGGCCACTGCCTGCGGGCACCCGCCGAAGGCCCTTGTGAGTGCGACCTCTACCTGCGCTGTTCGAAGTTCCTCACCACGAGTGAGTACGCACCACGCCTGCGGTCCCGGCTCGCCCGCGAACAGCAGCTCGCCCAGGACGCTGTCGAACGCGGCTGGCCCCGCGAGGTCGAACGGCACAACGCCATCGCCGAACGGATCCGCGGCCTCCTCGCAGACCTTGGCGAGAGCACCGAACCCGGCCCTGACGACCACTGCTGA
- a CDS encoding Orn/Lys/Arg decarboxylase N-terminal domain-containing protein, with product MVNGSVLLALRENPLQGGVSTEQLRRIGKELEGQGLQPRWAADARDARATLRTESALAAAVVAWDLPADGSSGPGEGGAAVLRLIQSRFKDLPVFLLMADDGDHDLEQLPLWVSEAVVGYIWPLEDTAAFIAGRVASAARSYHHEVLPPFFKALKQFDDAHQYSWHTPAHAGGVAFLKSAAGRAFFDYFGERLLRSDLSISVGELGSLFEHSGPIGLAERNAARVFGADRTYFVLHGNSTADRMVGHYSVTTDEIALVDRNCHKSVLHGLVISGARPVYLVPTRNGYGLAGPLPPAEIEKAAVAARIAANPLTAGAVSDQAQYAVVTNSTYDGLCYDALATTRALAPSTPRLHFDEAWFAYARFHPLYAARYGMAVGPDTFDSPERPTVFATQSTHKLLAALSQTAMVHVKTSPRAPVEHERFNEAFMMHGTTSALYPAIASLDVAAAMMDGPQGQWLIDEAVTEAVRFRQAVVRTARRITDAGDRPDWFFGVWQPDEITHPTTGERVAFADAPADLLRSDPDCWLLEPGAAWHGFEGLTDGYCMLDPIKVTLTCPGVTARGETSSWGIPARVLTAYLARRGIVVEKTDSYTALVLFSMGITKGKWGTLMDALMDFKALYDTDAPLEQVLPGLVQEHPARYEGTTLRDLCQTMHEHLTHAELITALDTAFQQLPVPVEPPQRCYQKLIRGGTERIPLSQAAHRTAAAMVTVTPPGIPVLMPGESTGTPDGPLLRYLRALEGFDRAFPGFHSEAHGVTINPDTGDYLIECVRLPQ from the coding sequence ATGGTGAACGGCAGTGTTCTGCTTGCCCTGCGCGAGAACCCGCTCCAGGGAGGAGTCAGCACCGAGCAACTACGTCGGATCGGCAAGGAACTGGAGGGGCAGGGACTGCAGCCCCGATGGGCGGCCGACGCCCGCGACGCCCGCGCGACACTGCGGACCGAGTCCGCTCTGGCGGCGGCCGTGGTCGCATGGGACCTGCCGGCAGACGGATCCAGCGGTCCGGGCGAGGGCGGGGCCGCAGTGCTGCGGCTGATCCAGAGCCGTTTCAAGGACCTGCCGGTCTTCCTCCTCATGGCCGACGACGGCGACCACGACCTGGAGCAGCTGCCGCTGTGGGTGTCGGAGGCCGTCGTCGGCTACATCTGGCCGCTGGAGGACACCGCCGCCTTCATCGCCGGCCGGGTCGCATCCGCCGCCCGCAGCTACCACCACGAGGTACTGCCGCCGTTCTTCAAGGCACTGAAGCAGTTCGACGACGCACACCAGTACTCCTGGCACACCCCCGCCCACGCCGGTGGCGTGGCGTTCCTGAAGTCCGCAGCGGGTCGCGCGTTCTTCGACTACTTCGGCGAGCGCCTGCTGCGCAGCGACCTGTCGATCTCGGTGGGCGAACTCGGGTCGCTTTTCGAGCACAGCGGCCCGATCGGCCTGGCAGAACGCAACGCCGCCCGCGTGTTCGGCGCCGACCGCACGTACTTCGTGCTGCACGGCAACTCCACCGCGGACCGCATGGTCGGGCACTACAGCGTCACCACGGACGAGATCGCCCTGGTGGACCGCAACTGCCACAAGTCCGTCCTGCACGGCCTGGTGATCTCCGGTGCCCGCCCCGTGTATCTGGTGCCGACCCGCAACGGCTACGGCCTGGCAGGCCCGCTGCCACCCGCCGAGATCGAGAAGGCCGCCGTCGCCGCCCGGATCGCCGCCAACCCGCTCACGGCCGGGGCGGTTTCGGACCAGGCGCAGTACGCGGTGGTGACGAACTCGACGTACGACGGCCTGTGCTACGACGCCCTCGCCACCACCCGGGCGCTGGCGCCGAGTACACCGCGCCTGCACTTCGACGAGGCATGGTTCGCCTACGCCCGCTTCCACCCCCTGTACGCCGCCCGCTACGGCATGGCCGTCGGCCCGGACACCTTCGACAGCCCCGAGCGGCCCACCGTCTTCGCCACCCAGTCCACTCACAAGCTGCTGGCCGCCCTGTCCCAGACCGCCATGGTCCACGTCAAGACCTCGCCCAGGGCCCCCGTCGAGCATGAGCGGTTCAACGAGGCGTTCATGATGCACGGCACCACCTCGGCCCTCTACCCGGCGATCGCCTCCCTCGACGTGGCCGCCGCCATGATGGACGGCCCGCAGGGCCAGTGGCTCATCGACGAAGCGGTCACCGAAGCCGTCCGCTTCCGCCAGGCCGTCGTCCGCACCGCCCGACGCATCACCGACGCGGGCGACCGACCCGACTGGTTCTTCGGAGTGTGGCAGCCCGACGAGATCACCCATCCGACCACCGGCGAGCGCGTCGCCTTCGCCGATGCCCCCGCCGACCTGCTGCGCAGCGACCCCGACTGCTGGCTGCTCGAGCCGGGGGCCGCATGGCACGGCTTCGAGGGACTCACCGACGGCTACTGCATGCTCGATCCGATCAAGGTCACCCTCACCTGCCCCGGCGTCACCGCGAGAGGCGAGACCTCTTCCTGGGGCATCCCCGCGCGCGTGCTGACGGCCTACCTGGCCCGACGCGGCATCGTCGTGGAGAAGACCGACAGCTACACCGCACTCGTCCTGTTCTCCATGGGCATCACCAAGGGCAAATGGGGCACACTCATGGACGCCCTGATGGACTTCAAGGCCCTCTACGACACCGACGCGCCCCTCGAACAAGTCCTCCCCGGCCTCGTCCAGGAGCACCCCGCCCGATACGAGGGCACCACCCTGCGCGATCTGTGCCAGACGATGCACGAACACCTCACCCACGCCGAACTGATCACCGCACTCGACACCGCTTTCCAGCAGCTCCCCGTGCCCGTCGAACCACCCCAGCGCTGCTATCAGAAACTCATCCGCGGCGGCACCGAACGCATCCCGCTGAGCCAGGCCGCCCATCGGACCGCAGCCGCCATGGTCACCGTCACACCGCCCGGCATCCCCGTCCTGATGCCCGGCGAATCCACCGGCACCCCCGACGGCCCCCTCCTGCGCTACCTACGCGCCCTCGAGGGCTTCGACCGCGCCTTCCCCGGCTTCCACAGCGAAGCCCACGGCGTCACCATCAACCCGGACACCGGCGACTACCTCATCGAATGCGTCCGCCTGCCGCAGTAG